The following are encoded together in the Rhinopithecus roxellana isolate Shanxi Qingling chromosome 5, ASM756505v1, whole genome shotgun sequence genome:
- the ZFHX2 gene encoding zinc finger homeobox protein 2, with protein sequence MATLNSASTTGTTPSPGHNGPSPPSDTSSSSIPSDPVTKDPPAAPSTSENMRSSEPGGQLLESGCGLVPPKEIGEPQEGPDCDPFPPNDPGVEKDKEQEEEEEGLPPMDLSNHLFFTAGGEAYLVAKLSLPGGSELLLPKGFPWGEVGIKEEPSLPFLAYPPPSHLTALHIQHGFDPIQGFSSSDQILSHDTSAPSPAACEERHGAFWSYQLAPNPPGDPKDGPMGNSGVNHVAVFWLCLLCRLGFSKPQAFMGHTQSHGVKLTPAQYQGLSGSPAVLQEGDEGCKALISFLEPKLPARPSSDIPLDNSSTVNMEANVAQMEDGPPEAEVQALVLLDEEVMALSPPSPSTATWDPSPTQAKESPVAAGEAGPDWFPEGQEEDGGLCPPLNQSSPTSKEGGTLPAPVGSPEDPSDPPQPYRLADDYTPAPAAFQGLSLSSHMSLLHSRNSCKTLKCPKCNWHYKYQQTLDVHMREKHPESNSHCSYCSAGGAHPRLARGESYNCGYKPYRCDVCNYSTTTKGNLSIHMQSDKHLANLQGFQAGPGGQGSPPEASLTPSAGDKEPKTKSSWQCKVCSYETNISRNLRIHMTSEKHMQNVLMLHQGLPLGLPPGLMGPGPPPPPGATPTTHPELFQYFGPQALGQPQTPLPGPGLRPDKPLEAQLLLNGFHHLGAPARKFPTPAPGSLSPDAHLPPSQLLGSSSDSLPTSPPPDDSPSLKVFRCLVCQVFSTDNLELLLYHCSIGRSLPEAEWKEVAGDTHRCKLCCYGTQLKANFQLHLKTDKHAQKYQLAAHLREGGGAMGTPSPVSLGDGAPYGSVSLLHLRCNICDFESNSKEKMQLHARGAAHEENSQIYKFLLEMEGAEAGAELGLYHCLLCAWETPSRLAVLQHLRAPAHRDAQAQRRLQLLQNGPAAEEGLAALQSILSFSHGQLRTPGKAPVTPLAEPEPPTPEKDAQKKTEQLASEETENKTGPSRDSANQTTVYCCPYCSFLSPESSQVRAHTLSQHAVQPKYRCPLCQEQLVGRPALHFHLSHLHNVVPECVEKLLLVATTVEMTFTTKVLSGPTLSLLDDGQEPPTHGPEPTPSRDQTAEGPNLTPEASPDPLPEPLLASVEAPDKPSGSPGQPPSPAPSPVSQPDVQAEDTAPPPTMAEEEEGTTGELRSAEPAPADSRHPLTYRKTTNFALDKFLDPARPYKCTVCKESFTQKNILLVHYNSVSHLHKMKKAAIDPSAPARGEAGAPPTTTAATDKPFKCTVCRVSYNQSSTLEIHMRSVLHQTRSRGTKTDSKIEGSERSQEEPKEGETEGEVGTEKKGPDPSGFISGLPFLSPPPPPLDLHRFPAPLFTPPVLPPFPLVPESLLKLQQQQLLLPFYLHDLKVGPKLTLAGPAPVLSLPAATPPPPPPPPKAELAEREWERPPMAKEGNETGHSSPPHPLPNEAARTAAKALLENFGFELVIQYNEGKQAAPPPPTPPPPEALGGGDKLACGACGKLFSNMLILKTHEEHVHRRFLPFEALSRYAAQFRKSYDSLYPPLAEPPKPPDGTLDSPAPHLGPPFLVPEPEAGGTRAPEERSQAGGHWPIEEEESSRGNLPPLVPAGRRFSRTKFTEFQTQALQSFFETSAYPKDGEVERLASLLGLASRVVVVWFQNARQKARKNASEGGSMPTGGGTGGASGCRRCHATFSCVFELVRHLKKCYDDQTPEDEEEEAERGEEEEEVEEEVEEEQGLEPPAGTEGPLPEPPDGEELSQAEATKAGGKESEEKATPSPSPAHTCDQCAISFSSQDLLTSHRRLHFLPSLQPSAPPQLLDLPLLVFGERNPLVAATSPMPGPPLKRKHEDGSLSPTGSEAGGGGEGEPPRDKRLRTTILPEQLEILYRWYMQDSNPTRKMLDCISEEVGLKKRVVQVWFQNTRARERKGQFRSTPGGVPSPAVKPPATATPASLPKFNLLLGKVDDGTGREAPKREAPAFPYPTATLASGPLPFLPPGKEATTPTPEPPLPLPPPPPPSEEEGPEEPPKASPESEACSLSAGDLSDSSASSLAEPESPGAGGTSGGPGGGTGVPDGMGQRRYRTQMSSLQLKIMKACYEAYRTPTMQECEVLGEEIGLPKRVIQVWFQNARAKEKKAKLQGAAAGSTGGSSEGPLAAQRTDCPYCDVKYDFYVSCRGHLFSRQHLAKLKEAVRAQLKSESKCYDLAPAPEAPPAPKAPPATTPASMPLGAAPTLPRLAPVLLSGPALAQPPLGNLAPFNSGPAASSGLLSLATSVLPTTTVVQTAGPGRPLPQRPVPDQTNTSTAGTTDPVPGPPTEPLGDKVSSERKPVAAPTNSSNDALKNLKALKTTVPALLGGQFLPFPLPPAGGTAPPAVFGPQLQGAYFQQLYGMKKGLFPMNPVIPQTLIGLLPNALLQPPPQPPEPTVTAPPKPPELPTPGEGEAGEVDELLTGSTGISTVDVTHRYLCRQCKMAFDGEAPATAHQRSFCFFGRGSGGSMPPPLRVPICTYHCLACEVLLSGREALASHLRSSAHRRKAAPPQGGPPISITNAATAASAAVAFAKEEARLPHTDSNPKTTTTSTLLAL encoded by the exons ATGGCCACTCTTAACTCAGCCTCTACCACTGGTACCACCCCCTCCCCTGGGCACAATGGCCCATCCCCGCCTTCGGACACATCCTCCTCCAGCATCCCCTCTGATCCTGTCACCAAAGATCCCCCTGCTGCCCCCTCCACCTCTGAGAACATGAGGTCCTCAGAGCCAGGGGGACAGCTCCTGGAGTCAGGCTGTGGCCTCGTCCCACCAAAGGAGATTGGGGAGCCCCAGGAAGGGCCTGACTGTGATCCCTTCCCACCAAATGACCcaggggtggaaaaagacaaggagcaggaggaggaagaagaagggctCCCTCCCATGGACCTGAGCAACCACTTATTCTTCACAGCTGGAGGTGAGGCCTACCTAGTGGCCAAGCTGTCCCTACCAGGTGGCAGTGAACTCCTGTTACCAAAGGGCTTCCCCTGGGGTGAGGTGGGCATCAAGGAAGAGCCCAGTCTTCCCTTCCTTGCTTACCCACCCCCCTCACACCTCACTGCCCTTCACATCCAACATGGCTTTGATCCAATCCAAGGCTTTAGCTCTTCTGACCAAATTCTGTCCCATGATACCTCAGCACCATCTCCGGCTGCCTGTGAGGAAAGGCATGGAGCTTTCTGGAGCTATCAGCTGGCTCCAAATCCACCCGGAGATCCCAAAGATGGCCCCATGGGGAACAGCGGGGTCAACCACGTGGCAGTCTTCTGGCTCTGCCTTCTGTGCCGCCTGGGTTTCAGCAAGCCCCAGGCCTTTATGGGTCACACACAGTCTCATGGGGTGAAGTTAACCCCTGCCCAATATCAGGGCCTGTCAGGTAGCCCAGCTGTGCTCCAGGAGGGGGATGAAGGCTGCAAGGCCCTCATAAGCTTTCTGGAACCAAAACTCCCTGCTCGCCCCTCTTCCGACATACCCCTTGACAATAGCAGCACAGTGAACATGGAGGCGAATGTGGCCCAGATGGAGGATGGCCCCCCTGAGGCAGAAGTCCAGGCCCTTGTCCTCCTGGATGAAGAAGTCATGGCCCTGAGCCCACCCTCTCCATCCACAGCCACCTGGGACCCCAGCCCAACCCAAGCCAAAGAATCGCCAGTAGCAGCAGGCGAGGCAGGGCCAGATTGGTTCCCTGAGGGGCAAGAAGAGGATGGAGGGCTCTGCCCCCCACTCAACCAAAGCTCACCCACCTCCAAGGAGGGGGGCACTCTCCCTGCCCCAGTGGGCTCCCCCGAAGACCCCAGTGACCCACCCCAGCCCTATCGCCTAGCTGATGACTACACCCCAGCCCCTGCAGCCTTCCAGGGCCTCAGCCTGTCTAGCCACATGTCCCTGCTCCACTCACGCAACTCCTGCAAGACACTCAAGTGTCCCAAGTGCAACTGGCACTACAAGTACCAGCAGACCCTGGACGTGCACATGCGAGAGAAGCACCCTGAGAGCAACAGTCACTGCAGCTACTGCAGTGCTGGGGGCGCCCACCCCCGCCTTGCTCGTGGAGAGAGCTACAACTGTGGCTACAAACCCTACCGCTGCGACGTCTGCAACTACTCTACCACCACCAAAGGCAACCTCAGCATCCATATGCAGTCTGACAAGCACCTGGCCAACCTGCAGGGCTTCCAGGCGGGCCCTGGTGGGCAGGGAAGTCCACCAGAGGCATCACTCACACCCTCCGCGGGAGACAAAGAGCCTAAGACCAAATCATCCTGGCAGTGCAAGGTGTGTAGCTACGAGACGAACATCTCCCGCAACCTGCGCATCCATATGACCTCTGAGAAGCACATGCAGAATGTCCTAATGCTGCACCAGGGGCTGCCGCTGGGCCTGCCACCTGGATTGATGGGGCCAGGCCCTCCTCCCCCACCAGGCGCTACCCCCACTACCCACCCTGAACTCTTCCAGTACTTTGGGCCCCAGGCCCTAGGGCAGCCTCAGACTCCCTTGCCTGGCCCGGGGCTGAGGCCAGACAAGCCCCTGGAAGCCCAGCTGCTTCTCAATGGTTTCCACCACCTTGGAGCACCTGCCCGCAAGTTCCCCACACCCG CCCCTGGAAGCCTATCCCCTGACGCCCACCTGCCTCCAAGTCAGCTTCTGGGTTCCTCATCCGACAGCCTGCCCACCTCACCACCCCCAGATGATAGCCCGTCCCTGAAGGTGTTTCGCTGCCTAGTGTGCCAGGTCTTCAGCACAGACAACCTGGAGCTGCTGCTCTACCACTGCAGCATAGGCCGGAGCCTCCCGGAAGCTGAATGGAAGGAGGTGGCTGGTGACACCCACCGCTGCAAGCTTTGCTGCTATGGCACCCAGCTCAAGGCCAACTTCCAACTCCACCTCAAGACTGACAAACATGCTCAGAAGTACCAGCTGGCAGCCCACCTGCGGGAGGGGGGTGGGGCCATGGGCACCCCTTCCCCAGTGTCCCTGGGAGATGGGGCTCCTTATGGGTCTGTCTCCCTGCTGCACCTGCGCTGCAACATCTGTGACTTTGAGTCCAACAGCAAGGAGAAGATGCAGCTGCATGCCAGGGGTGCAGCCCACGAAGAAAACAGCCAAATATATAAG TTTCTGCTGGAAATGGAGGGAGCAGAggcaggggcagagctggggctaTACCACTGCCTGTTGTGTGCGTGGGAGACACCCTCCCGCTTGGCTGTGCTGCAACACCTGCGCGCACCTGCCCACCGTGATGCCCAGGCCCAGAGGCGTCTGCAGCTGCTACAGAATGGCCCAGCTGCTGAGGAAGGACTTGCAGCTCTTCAGAGCATCCTAAGCTTCAGCCACGGGCAGCTCCGGACTCCCG GGAAGGCTCCTGTCACCCCCTTAGCTGAGCCAGAGCCACCCACCCCTGAGAAAGATGCCCAGAAAAAGACAGAACAATTGG CTtcagaagagacagaaaacaagacTGGCCCTTCCAGAGACAGTGCCAACCAGACCACG GTATACTGCTGTCCATACTGCAGCTTCCTGAGCCCAGAGTCCAGCCAGGTGAGGGCTCATACACTCTCCCAGCACGCGGTGCAGCCCAAGTACAGATGCCCACTGTGCCAGGAACAGCTGGTGGGCCGGCCTGCCCTGCACTTCCACCTTAGCCATCTTCACAACGTGGTGCCCGAGTGCGTTGAGAAGCTGCTGCTTGTA GCTACAACTGTAGAAATGACATTTACAACCAAAGTGCTGTCTGGACCCACATTAAGCCTTCTGGACGATGGCCAAGAACCCCCAACTCATGGGCCAGAGCCTACACCCAGCAGAGACCAGACAGCAG AAGGCCCTAACCTGACCCCAGAAGCCAGTCCAGATCCTCTTCCTGAGCCTCTGCTGGCCTCAGTTGAGGCCCCAGACAAACCCTCGGGAAGTCCTGGTCAACCCCCTTCTCCAGCCCCATCTCCAGTCTCTCAGCCTGATGTGCAAGCTGAAGACACAGCTCCTCCACCTACcatggctgaggaggaagaggggaccACTGGGGAGCTCCGCTCTGCAGAGCCAGCTCCAGCTGACTCTCGCCACCCTCTGACCTATCGGAAAACCACCAACTTTGCCCTGGACAAGTTTCTGGACCCTGCCAGGCCCTATAAGTGCACTGTGTGTAAGGAGTCCTTCACCCAGAAGAATATTCTATTGGTTCATTATAATTCTGTCTCCCACCTGCATAAGATGAAGAAGGCTGCCATTGACCCCTCCGCCCCTGCCCGGGGAGAGGCTGGCGCCCCACCTACCACCACTGCTGCCACAGACAAGCCCTTTAAGTGCACAGTCTGCCGAGTCTCCTACAACCAGAGCTCCACCCTGGAGATCCATATGCGGTCAGTTCTGCATCAGACTCGCTCTCGGGGAACCAAGACTGATTCCAAGATTGAAGGGTCAGAACGCAGCCAAGAAGAGCCCAAGGAAGGCGAGACAGAGGGGGAGGTGGGCACTGAGAAGAAGGGCCCTGACCCTAGTGGCTTCATATCTGGATTGCCTttcctgtcccctcccccacctcccttgGACCTGCATCGATTCCCAGCCCCTCTCTTCACCCCACCAGTCCTGCCCCCCTTCCCTCTGGTGCCCGAATCACTGCTTAAgctccagcagcagcagctgctcctGCCCTTCTACCTTCATGATCTCAAGGTGGGGCCCAAGCTGACACTAGCTGGGCCTGCACCTGTGCTGTCCCTGCCAGCTGccacccctcctcctccacccccacctcccaaggCTGAGCTGGCTGAGCGGGAGTGGGAGCGGCCCCCCATGGCCAAAGAGGGTAATGAGACAGGGCATTCCTCACCCCCCCACCCATTGCCCAACGAGGCTGCCCGCACTGCAGCCAAAGCCCTTCTAGAGAACTTTGGCTTTGAGCTGGTGATCCAGTACAATGAAGGGAAGCAAGCTGcgccccctccccctaccccacccccacctgaGGCCCTCGGGGGTGGGGACAAGCTGGCCTGTGGGGCCTGTGGGAAACTCTTCTCCAATATGCTTATCCTCAAGACACACGAGGAACATGTCCACCGCCGCTTTCTGCCCTTTGAAGCCCTGAGCCGTTATGCTGCTCAGTTTCGAAAGAGCTATGACAGCCTATACCCGCCCCTTGCAGAGCCCCCCAAACCTCCTGATGGGACTCTGGATTCACCTGCTCCCCATCTGGGCCCACCCTTCCTGGtcccagagcctgaggcaggggggACCCGTGCCCCTGAAGAGCGAAGTCAAGCAGGGGGACACTGGCCCATAGAGGAGGAAGAAAGCTCCAGAGGGAATCTTCCTCCCCTGGTGCCTGCTGGCCGCCGGTTCTCCAGAACCAAGTTCACAGAGTTCCAGACCCAAGCCCTGCAGTCTTTCTTTGAGACTAGTGCCTACCCCAAAGACGGAGAGGTGGAGCGACTCGCAAGTCTGTTGGGTCTCGCTAGCcgtgtggtggtggtgtggttCCAGAATGCCCGCCAGAAAGCACGCAAAAATGCCTCTGAGGGTGGGTCCATGCCAACCGGAGGAGGCACTGGGGGAGCCTCCGGCTGCAGGCGTTGCCACGccactttctcctgtgttttTGAGTTGGTGCGCCACCTCAAGAAGTGCTATGATGACCAGACCCCTGAAGACGAGGaggaagaagcagagagaggggaagaggaggaagaggtggaagaGGAAGTAGAGGAGGAACAGGGCCTTGAACCCCCGGCAGGGACTGAGGGTCCATTACCAGAGCCTCCAGATGGGGAGGAGCTGAGCCAAGCAGAGGCAACAAAGGCAGGAGGCAAAGAGTCTGAAGAGAAGGCTACTCCATCACCTTCCCCAGCCCACACCTGTGACCAGTGTGCCATTTCTTTCTCCAGTCAGGACCTCCTGACCAGTCACCGCCGACTACATTTCCTGCCATCTCTGCAGCCCAGTGCTCCTCCTCAACTCCTAGATCTGCCCTTGCTGGTGTTTGGGGAGAGAAACCCCCTGGTGGCAGCCACCTCACCAATGCCAGGGCCACCTCTCAAACGGAAGCATGAGGACGGCAGCTTGTCCCCCACAGGCAGTGAagcagggggaggaggggagggcgaGCCCCCCAGGGACAAGCGCCTGCGCACCACCATCTTGCCTGAGCAGCTTGAGATCCTGTACCGTTGGTACATGCAGGATTCCAACCCAACACGCAAGATGCTCGACTGCATCTCCGAGGAGGTGGGGCTCAAAAAGCGAGTGGTACAGGTCTGGTTCCAGAATACCAGGGCCCGAGAGAGGAAAGGCCAGTTTCGAAGCACCCCTGGGGGGGTGCCTAGTCCAGCAGTGAAACCGCCTGCCACAGCCACCCCTGCATCTTTGCCCAAGTTCAACCTCTTATTAGGCAAGGTAGATGATGGCACTGGAAGGGAGGCCCCAAAGAGGGAAGCACCTGCTTTTCCCTACCCCACTGCCACCCTTGCTTCTGGGCCCCTGCCTTTCCTACCACCTGGGAAAGAGGCCACCACCCCAACACCAGAGCCACCTCtacctctcccacctccccctccaCCCAGTGAGGAAGAGGGCCCAGAGGAACCACCTAAAGCTTCTCCAGAGAGTGAGGCTTGCAGTCTGTCTGCAGGAGATCTAAGTGATTCATCTGCTTCCAGTCTAGCTGAACCAGAATCCCCTGGGGCTGGAGGGACCAGTGGGGGACCTGGAGGTGGGACTGGTGTTCCAGACGGAATGGGGCAGCGGCGCTACAGGACCCAGATGAGTAGCCTGCAGCTGAAGATCATGAAAGCCTGCTATGAAGCTTACCGCACCCCCACCATGCAGGAGTGTGAGGTTCTGGGAGAGGAGATTGGGCTGCCCAAGAGAGTCATCCAGGTCTGGTTCCAGAATGCTCGTGCCAAGGAAAAGAAGGCCAAACTACAGGGGGCAGCTGCTGGGAGCactggaggcagcagtgagggcCCCTTAGCAGCCCAGCGCACTGACTGCCCCTATTGTGATGTCAAGTATGATTTCTATGTCTCCTGCCGAGGCCATCTCTTTTCCCGTCAGCACCTGGCCAAGCTCAAGGAGGCGGTCCGAGCCCAGCTGAAGAGTGAAAGCAAGTGCTACGACTTGGCCCCGGCACCTGAGGCTCCCCCAGCTCCCAAGGCCCCACCTGCGACCACACCTGCCTCCATGCCCCTCGGGGCTGCCCCAACCTTGCCTCGCCTGGCCCCGGTCCTCTTGTCTGGCCCAGCTCTGGCTCAGCCCCCGCTGGGCAACTTAGCTCCTTTCAATTCAG GCCCAGCAGCCTCCTCAGGCCTCCTCAGCCTCGCCACTTCGGTCCTGCCTACCACCACAGTGGTCCAGACTGCTGGCCCAGGCCGCCCCTTACCTCAGAGACCCGTGCCCGACCAAACCAACACCTCCACAGCAGGCACCACTGACCCTGTCCCGGGCCCTCCTACTGAGCCCTTGGGGGACAAGGTCTCCAGTGAGCGAAAGCCAGTTGCAGCCCCCACCAACTCCTCCAATGATGCCCTCAAGAACCTCAAAGCATTGAAGACCACTGTCCCAGCCCTGTTGGGGGGTCAGTTCCTGCCCTTTCCATTGCCCCCTGCTGGGGGAACAGCACCGCCAGCTGTCTTTGGTCCCCAGCTACAGGGGGCCTACTTCCAACAGCTCTACGGCATGAAGAAGGGGCTATTTCCCATGAACCCCGTGATACCTCAGACCCTCATTGGGCTGCTACCCAATGCCCTCCTCCAGCCGCCACCCCAGCCCCCTGAGCCCACAGTCACAGCACCTCCAAAGCCTCCTGAACTGCCCACTCCAGGGGAGGGGGAGGCTGGTGAGGTTGATGAGCTGCTGACAGGCAGCACTGGCATCTCCACCGTGGATGTAACCCATCGCTACCTGTGCCGCCAGTGCAAGATGGCATTTGACGGGGAGGCCCCAGCTACTGCCCACCAGAGATCCTTCTGCTTCTTTGGGCGGGGCTCTGGGGGCTCCATGCCACCCCCATTGCGGGTGCCCATCTGCACCTACCACTGCCTGGCATGTGAGGTGCTGCTGAGTGGGCGTGAAGCCCTGGCCTCCCACCTGCGCTCCTCGGCCCACAGGCGCAAGGCAGCCCCACCTCAAGGGGGCCCACCCATCTCCATCACCAACGCCGCCACTGCTGCCTCGGCTGCTGTGGCTTTTGCCAAAGAGGAAGCAAGATTACCTCACACGGACTCCAACCCAAAAACTACTACTACCTCTACACTTCTAGCTTTATAA